The proteins below come from a single Arthrobacter sp. zg-Y1171 genomic window:
- the sdhC gene encoding succinate dehydrogenase, cytochrome b556 subunit codes for MSKLPAGTLYRGREGQWSWVVHRITGVAIFFFLLVHVLDTSLVRVSPEAYNVVIESYKNPIMGLGELGLVAAIVFHAFNGLRVVLIDFWKKGPKYQRQMLWGVVALWAVTVIGFSIRHLPNVFGG; via the coding sequence GTGTCGAAGTTACCAGCAGGCACTCTCTACCGTGGCCGTGAGGGCCAATGGTCGTGGGTTGTGCACCGTATCACCGGCGTGGCGATCTTCTTCTTCCTTTTGGTCCACGTTCTGGATACGTCTTTGGTGCGCGTTTCGCCGGAGGCCTACAACGTGGTGATCGAATCCTACAAGAACCCGATTATGGGCCTCGGCGAGCTTGGTCTCGTTGCGGCCATTGTGTTCCATGCCTTCAACGGCCTGCGTGTAGTCCTGATCGACTTCTGGAAGAAGGGGCCGAAGTACCAGCGCCAGATGCTCTGGGGCGTTGTTGCCCTTTGGGCCGTTACGGTTATCGGCTTCTCTATTCGCCACCTGCCCAACGTCTTCGGGGGTTAA
- a CDS encoding mannose-1-phosphate guanylyltransferase, with protein sequence MSNEKPQADTASVLDRFYGVIPAGGVGTRLWPLSRAAAPKFLHDLTGSGSTLIRATYERLSPLSGDRVMVVTGAVHRQAVRQQLPEISNKNLVLELEPKDSAAAIGLAAAILYKRDPQIIMGSFAADQVIAPVEVFQAAVREAVHTAAQGYIVTIGIEPTHPSTGFGYIRAGEQLRVAGAPTARAVVEFVEKPSADVAQTYLDSGSYSWNAGMFVAPVDLMLKHLEANEPVLYAGLMEIADAWDTTRRREVVRRVWPTLPKIAIDYAVAEPAAAAGDVAMIPGAFSWDDVGDFAAIGRLNPAAENSNLTVMGEGARVYSENASGIVVSDTKRVIALIGIEDIVIVDTPDALLVTTKEHAQEVKKAVEHLKASGDTDVL encoded by the coding sequence ATGAGTAACGAAAAGCCACAAGCAGACACTGCGTCCGTTCTTGACCGTTTTTACGGGGTCATCCCGGCGGGCGGCGTCGGGACGCGACTTTGGCCCCTTTCCCGTGCGGCCGCACCCAAGTTCCTGCATGACCTGACAGGTTCGGGGTCCACCCTGATCCGGGCCACGTACGAGCGCCTCAGCCCGCTCAGCGGAGACCGCGTCATGGTGGTGACCGGGGCCGTGCACCGGCAGGCCGTGCGGCAGCAGCTGCCCGAAATCTCCAACAAGAACCTGGTCCTGGAACTCGAGCCGAAGGATTCGGCCGCAGCGATCGGCCTTGCAGCGGCGATCCTCTACAAGCGGGATCCGCAGATCATCATGGGATCCTTCGCCGCAGACCAGGTCATTGCCCCCGTGGAGGTCTTCCAGGCCGCCGTCCGGGAAGCCGTGCACACCGCGGCGCAGGGATATATCGTCACCATCGGCATCGAACCCACGCATCCGTCCACCGGATTCGGCTATATCCGTGCCGGCGAGCAGCTCCGGGTTGCCGGCGCACCGACCGCGCGCGCCGTGGTCGAGTTCGTGGAGAAACCGTCCGCGGACGTTGCGCAGACGTACCTGGACAGCGGCAGCTACAGCTGGAACGCCGGAATGTTCGTGGCCCCGGTGGACCTGATGCTCAAGCACCTGGAAGCCAATGAGCCGGTGCTCTACGCCGGCCTGATGGAAATCGCCGACGCCTGGGACACCACCCGCCGCCGCGAAGTGGTCCGTCGGGTCTGGCCCACGCTGCCAAAGATCGCCATTGACTATGCCGTCGCTGAACCGGCGGCCGCAGCAGGCGACGTCGCAATGATCCCAGGCGCCTTCAGCTGGGACGATGTAGGCGACTTCGCCGCGATCGGCCGCCTGAACCCCGCAGCGGAAAACAGCAACCTGACGGTGATGGGGGAGGGCGCCCGCGTCTACTCCGAAAACGCCTCCGGGATAGTCGTCTCCGATACCAAGCGTGTCATTGCGCTGATCGGGATCGAGGACATCGTCATCGTGGACACACCCGACGCCCTGCTGGTGACCACCAAGGAACACGCGCAGGAAGTCAAGAAAGCCGTGGAACACCTGAAGGCCAGCGGCGACACCGACGTCCTGTAG
- a CDS encoding amidohydrolase translates to MSNSPIPSIQGSVAPLLGGLIEFRRDLHSHPELSHKEFRTTDRIVEALEHAGLTPKRLDNTGVVVDIGEGPVRLAVRADIDALPVLEETGLPYASENTGIAHACGHDIHTTVMLGVAKVLAGFDAAGQLGGRVRVIFQPAEEVMPGGALSVIEQGALDGVPRVLALHCDPRVDVGQVGTRIGAITSASDTIRIELSGRGGHTSRPHLTEDLVFALAEIAVSVPAVLSRRIDVRSGVSVVWGQMHAGSAPNAIPGHGFMAGTMRCLDAEAWHAAGELLDKVVREIAAPFGVDVHLEHIRGVPPVINADAEISLIEAAARAELGEDAVVLAPQSMGGEDFAWMTQAVPGALMRLGTRSPGGETFDLHRGDYNPDERAISCGVSVMAAAALRAARGLRH, encoded by the coding sequence TTGAGCAATTCGCCAATCCCCTCAATACAGGGGAGCGTGGCGCCGCTCCTGGGCGGGTTGATCGAGTTCCGTCGGGACCTGCACTCGCATCCCGAGCTCTCGCATAAGGAATTCCGCACTACCGACCGCATTGTCGAAGCCCTGGAGCATGCAGGCCTGACGCCGAAGCGACTCGACAACACGGGCGTTGTGGTGGACATCGGTGAGGGCCCCGTCCGCCTGGCGGTCCGGGCGGATATCGACGCCCTTCCCGTGCTGGAGGAGACCGGGCTGCCGTACGCCTCGGAGAACACCGGCATAGCCCATGCCTGCGGCCATGACATCCACACCACGGTGATGCTGGGCGTGGCCAAGGTGCTCGCAGGGTTCGACGCCGCCGGCCAGCTGGGCGGACGGGTGCGCGTTATCTTCCAGCCGGCCGAAGAAGTCATGCCGGGAGGCGCCCTCTCGGTGATCGAGCAGGGAGCCCTGGACGGTGTCCCGCGCGTCCTGGCCCTGCACTGCGACCCCCGGGTGGATGTGGGGCAGGTAGGCACCCGTATCGGCGCGATTACCTCGGCGTCAGACACCATCCGGATCGAACTCAGCGGCCGCGGCGGGCATACCTCCCGCCCGCACCTGACGGAGGACCTGGTCTTCGCGCTGGCCGAGATTGCCGTCAGTGTTCCGGCCGTGCTCTCCCGCCGCATCGACGTGCGCAGCGGTGTTTCCGTGGTGTGGGGGCAGATGCACGCAGGTTCCGCACCCAACGCCATTCCCGGACACGGATTCATGGCCGGCACCATGCGCTGCCTCGACGCCGAGGCCTGGCATGCCGCCGGAGAGCTGCTGGACAAGGTGGTTCGGGAAATCGCGGCGCCGTTCGGCGTCGACGTGCATCTGGAACACATCCGGGGCGTTCCCCCGGTTATCAACGCCGACGCCGAGATCAGCCTGATCGAAGCGGCGGCCCGCGCCGAACTGGGCGAAGACGCCGTCGTGCTGGCCCCGCAGTCGATGGGCGGGGAGGACTTTGCCTGGATGACGCAGGCGGTTCCGGGCGCCCTGATGCGGCTTGGCACACGTTCGCCGGGCGGGGAAACCTTCGATCTGCACCGCGGAGACTACAACCCGGATGAACGGGCTATCAGCTGCGGCGTAAGCGTGATGGCGGCGGCCGCCCTCCGCGCCGCCCGGGGCCTGCGGCACTGA